One part of the Gossypium raimondii isolate GPD5lz chromosome 1, ASM2569854v1, whole genome shotgun sequence genome encodes these proteins:
- the LOC105779907 gene encoding transcription factor bHLH123 isoform X2, giving the protein MADEFNTGTNWWDSSRTAGSSSSSSGLNNSFAWATEMVDIKAARSPMDSVSSVSGSSVVFHDNPKLQVGLGPDHHHHHHHHHHHPPSDLQMMGLGLPSQAMDWNQALLRGDKSEVSFRSMLQDHNLNASNANYPHQQQETGGIGSSQLHWRDKMFTGDAELKQIGRGFSLDQSQFSPHGSSSDSTVTCQSLPSSFQMDSSTALYGSPSTILQGLLGSENQPQQQQQQQQSSYENRSMNYQYGAAAATSYGMNTNDQLLPNALSKVPQFLRSSPPKQQLHGQLHFSNNAPFWNPSAAAAASMTDHVRPGFFPSLQTQFQTGTFDEKPKNISEVRETSTVVKKSGNEPASTKRPRNETPSTMPAFKVRKEKMGDRITALQQLVSPFGKTDTASVLSEAIEYIKFLHAQVSVLSTPYMKNEATIQHHQQNPEKSKDPAEGPKQDLRSRGLCLVPVSSTFPLTNESPVDFWTPTFGGTFR; this is encoded by the exons ATGGCAGACGAGTTTAATACAGGGACTAATTGGTGGGATTCATCAAGGACAGCtggttcatcttcttcatcttcagGGCTTAATAACAGCTTTGCTTGGGCAACTGAAATGGTTGATATCAAAGCAGCAAGGTCTCCAATGGATTCGGTCTCATCAGTTTCAGGCAGTTCAGTTGTTTTCCATGATAACCCAAAGCTTCAAGTTGGACTCGGACctgatcatcatcatcatcatcatcatcaccatcatcatccaCCTAGTGATTTACAAATGATGGGTTTAGGACTTCCTTCTCAAGCCATGGATTGGAACCAAGCTTTGCT GCGTGGGGATAAGAGTGAGGTTAGTTTCAGGTCGATGCTTCAAGATCATAACTTGAATGCTTCAAATGCAAACTATCCGCATCAACAGCAAGAAACAGGTGGGATTGGATCGTCTCAACTTCATTGGAGAGACAAAATGTTTACTGGGGATGCTGAGTTAAAGCAAATCGGGAGAGGGTTTTCACTGGATCAATCTCAGTTCAGTCCCCATGGAAGTTCCAGTGATAGCACTGTGACTTGCCAGAGCTTGCCTTCTAGTTTCCAGATGGATTCTTCTACAGCTTTGTATGGGAGTCCCTCAACCATTCTGCAAGGGCTATTGGGGTCAGAAAATCAaccacaacaacaacaacaacaacaacaatccTCTTATGAGAATCGTTCAATGAATTACCAATATGGAGCAGCCGCCGCTACAAGTTATGGAATGAACACTAATGATCAATTGTTGCCTAATGCTTTGTCGAAAGTCCCACAATTCTTAAGAAGTTCACCTCCAAAACAACAACTCCATGGTCAATTACATTTCTCAAACAATGCTCCTTTTTGGAATCCATCTGCAGCAGCAGCAGCTTCCATGACTGATCATGTTAGGCCTGGGTTTTTCCCCTCATTGCAAACCCAATTTCAAACAGGAACTTTCGATGAAAAACCAAAG AATATATCCGAAGTTCGGGAGACGAGCACTGTGGTGAAGAAAAGTGGAAACGAACCCGCTTCTACTAAAAGGCCTCGAAATGAAACCCCATCAACTATGCCAGCTTTTAAG GTGAGAAAAGAGAAGATGGGGGACAGAATCACTGCACTCCAACAATTGGTTTCACCTTTCGGAAAA acGGATACAGCCTCAGTGCTATCTGAAGCCATTGAATACATTAAATTCCTCCATGCACAAGTCAGT GTTTTAAGTACCCCATACATGAAAAATGAAGCCACCATACAACATCATCAACAG AATCCTGAGAAGTCCAAGGACCCAGCAGAAGGACCTAAACAAGATCTAAGAAGTCGAGGACTATGCCTAGTGCCAGTCTCCAGCACATTCCCATTGACAAATGAGTCGCCTGTGGATTTCTGGACACCAACATTTGGAGGAACTTTCAGGTAG
- the LOC105779907 gene encoding transcription factor bHLH123 isoform X1, whose protein sequence is MADEFNTGTNWWDSSRTAGSSSSSSGLNNSFAWATEMVDIKAARSPMDSVSSVSGSSVVFHDNPKLQVGLGPDHHHHHHHHHHHPPSDLQMMGLGLPSQAMDWNQALLRGDKSEVSFRSMLQDHNLNASNANYPHQQQETGGIGSSQLHWRDKMFTGDAELKQIGRGFSLDQSQFSPHGSSSDSTVTCQSLPSSFQMDSSTALYGSPSTILQGLLGSENQPQQQQQQQQSSYENRSMNYQYGAAAATSYGMNTNDQLLPNALSKVPQFLRSSPPKQQLHGQLHFSNNAPFWNPSAAAAASMTDHVRPGFFPSLQTQFQTGTFDEKPKNISEVRETSTVVKKSGNEPASTKRPRNETPSTMPAFKVRKEKMGDRITALQQLVSPFGKTDTASVLSEAIEYIKFLHAQVSQVLSTPYMKNEATIQHHQQNPEKSKDPAEGPKQDLRSRGLCLVPVSSTFPLTNESPVDFWTPTFGGTFR, encoded by the exons ATGGCAGACGAGTTTAATACAGGGACTAATTGGTGGGATTCATCAAGGACAGCtggttcatcttcttcatcttcagGGCTTAATAACAGCTTTGCTTGGGCAACTGAAATGGTTGATATCAAAGCAGCAAGGTCTCCAATGGATTCGGTCTCATCAGTTTCAGGCAGTTCAGTTGTTTTCCATGATAACCCAAAGCTTCAAGTTGGACTCGGACctgatcatcatcatcatcatcatcatcaccatcatcatccaCCTAGTGATTTACAAATGATGGGTTTAGGACTTCCTTCTCAAGCCATGGATTGGAACCAAGCTTTGCT GCGTGGGGATAAGAGTGAGGTTAGTTTCAGGTCGATGCTTCAAGATCATAACTTGAATGCTTCAAATGCAAACTATCCGCATCAACAGCAAGAAACAGGTGGGATTGGATCGTCTCAACTTCATTGGAGAGACAAAATGTTTACTGGGGATGCTGAGTTAAAGCAAATCGGGAGAGGGTTTTCACTGGATCAATCTCAGTTCAGTCCCCATGGAAGTTCCAGTGATAGCACTGTGACTTGCCAGAGCTTGCCTTCTAGTTTCCAGATGGATTCTTCTACAGCTTTGTATGGGAGTCCCTCAACCATTCTGCAAGGGCTATTGGGGTCAGAAAATCAaccacaacaacaacaacaacaacaacaatccTCTTATGAGAATCGTTCAATGAATTACCAATATGGAGCAGCCGCCGCTACAAGTTATGGAATGAACACTAATGATCAATTGTTGCCTAATGCTTTGTCGAAAGTCCCACAATTCTTAAGAAGTTCACCTCCAAAACAACAACTCCATGGTCAATTACATTTCTCAAACAATGCTCCTTTTTGGAATCCATCTGCAGCAGCAGCAGCTTCCATGACTGATCATGTTAGGCCTGGGTTTTTCCCCTCATTGCAAACCCAATTTCAAACAGGAACTTTCGATGAAAAACCAAAG AATATATCCGAAGTTCGGGAGACGAGCACTGTGGTGAAGAAAAGTGGAAACGAACCCGCTTCTACTAAAAGGCCTCGAAATGAAACCCCATCAACTATGCCAGCTTTTAAG GTGAGAAAAGAGAAGATGGGGGACAGAATCACTGCACTCCAACAATTGGTTTCACCTTTCGGAAAA acGGATACAGCCTCAGTGCTATCTGAAGCCATTGAATACATTAAATTCCTCCATGCACAAGTCAGT CAGGTTTTAAGTACCCCATACATGAAAAATGAAGCCACCATACAACATCATCAACAG AATCCTGAGAAGTCCAAGGACCCAGCAGAAGGACCTAAACAAGATCTAAGAAGTCGAGGACTATGCCTAGTGCCAGTCTCCAGCACATTCCCATTGACAAATGAGTCGCCTGTGGATTTCTGGACACCAACATTTGGAGGAACTTTCAGGTAG